A region of Salvia splendens isolate huo1 chromosome 17, SspV2, whole genome shotgun sequence DNA encodes the following proteins:
- the LOC121774390 gene encoding uncharacterized protein LOC121774390 yields the protein MPPRRRRGPQVENDMEEQSEGSVGNQPPPPPPPPPQPQEREYIKAFRKENPPKFDGLGEPPKAEAWIRDLERIFDFMGCTDRELLACVTYQLTGPADFWWETKRRTMNPARHKALTWEEFKEEVYDKYIPMSYRRAKIVEFHTLKLGNMTVTEYDRALCEMTRYAPELVDTDEKMAAKFHSGLRHEIRVAVASRRGISYSEILSCVLDVEEALPKDETTANPTPPTPQPNYRDKRKWEDNRAPYDNK from the coding sequence ATGCCACCAAGACGCAGACGTGGCCCACAAGTGGAGAATGACATGGAGGAACAATCAGAGGGAAGTGTCGGGAATCAAccccctcctccaccaccacccccaCCTCAACCTCAAGAGAGAGAATACATTAAGGCCTTCCGAAAGGAAAACCCTCCAAAGTTTGACGGACTGGGAGAGCCCCCGAAGGCAGAGGCTTGGATACGCGACCTCGAGCGTATATTTGACTTCATGGGATGCACCGATAGGGAACTTCTAGCTTGCGTGACGTATCAACTGACTGGACCTGCcgatttttggtgggaaacTAAACGACGAACTATGAACCCTGCCCGCCACAAGGCGCTCACATGGGAAGAATTCAAGGAAGAGGTGTACGACAAGTACATTCCCATGAGCTATAGACGGGCGAAGATAGTGGAGTTCCACACCCTGAAACTGGGAAACATGACGGTGACGGAGTACGACCGTGCTCTTTGTGAAATGAcccgatatgcgcccgagttagtggacaccgatgagaagaTGGCCGCAAAATTCCATTCTGGCCTTAGACACGAGATAAGGGTAGCCGTGGCCAGCCGCAGAGGAATCTCGTACTCCGAAATTTTGAGTTGCGTTTTAGATGTGGAAGAAGCACTACCAAAGGACGAGACGACggcgaatcctacaccaccaacACCTCAACCGAACTATcgagacaagaggaagtgggaagACAACCGAGCTCCTTATGACAACAAGTGA
- the LOC121773675 gene encoding 60S acidic ribosomal protein P3-like: protein MGVFTFVCRESGSDWSAKQLKGDLEASTDCTFDLQRKLVQAALSVDSGAVQSSFSYVTPKSAVFQVIFGGGGGGGAFVGGGGAAAAPSGGAAAEAPAAAKEEEKDEESDEDGIGMSLFDDE, encoded by the exons ATGGGCGTTTTCACATTTGTTTGCAGAGAATCCGGTTCCGATTGGTCGGCGAAGCAGCTCAAAGGCGACCTCGAGGCTTCGACTGACTGCACCTTTGATCTCCAGCGTAAGCTCGTTCAGGCGGCTCTCTCCGTCGACTCCGGCGCCGTCCAGTCCTCCTTCTCCTACGTCACTCCTAAATCCGCCGTCTTTCAG GTTATTtttggaggtggaggtggtggtggtgcttTTGTAGGAGGTGGCGGTGCTGCAGCTGCGCCCTCTGGTGGTGCAGCTGCTGAGGCACCTGCAGCTGCAAAAGAGGAAGAGAAGGATGAGGAAAGTGATGAAGATGGCATTGGAATGTCACTCTTCGATGATGagtag